The following are encoded together in the Fibrobacter sp. UWB13 genome:
- a CDS encoding GRP family sugar transporter: MGNSYVGLVLAVFAFGTYMVPLKAWSKFSSWAYLSCMALGMFLGQLCISFATDSFRFLPVGILCGFLWVCAGAFCFWAVKAEQDLTGAGVRSMGVSILASFVTGVLIFSESTLLYFSIPAILLLLFGLSKLAPPQGNVFRNWRSLLGGLIFGLFLIPYKFAEVPILEFMGSFALGIFVSAELLVAILSIKRRALFEYGLAPSVTSMLMGVLWVIGQHGCFWAIDSNGALGYAVGYPLTQLNLLVNLLWGVVVFHEYPTKPERIKLAIAVSVILCGGALLALSKM, encoded by the coding sequence TTGGGAAATAGTTACGTTGGTCTCGTCCTTGCCGTCTTTGCGTTCGGCACTTACATGGTCCCTCTCAAGGCTTGGTCCAAGTTCTCGTCGTGGGCTTACCTCTCCTGCATGGCGTTGGGCATGTTCCTCGGACAGCTTTGCATTTCTTTTGCAACGGACTCGTTCCGCTTTTTGCCGGTGGGTATCCTTTGCGGGTTCCTTTGGGTTTGCGCTGGCGCATTTTGCTTCTGGGCGGTCAAGGCGGAACAGGACTTGACGGGTGCCGGTGTGCGCTCGATGGGCGTAAGCATCCTTGCCTCGTTTGTGACGGGTGTGCTCATTTTCTCGGAATCGACCTTGCTTTATTTCTCGATCCCGGCAATCCTTCTTTTGCTTTTTGGTCTCAGTAAGCTTGCTCCTCCTCAGGGAAATGTCTTTAGAAATTGGCGCTCGCTTTTGGGCGGTCTCATCTTTGGGCTGTTCCTTATCCCGTACAAGTTTGCCGAAGTCCCCATACTCGAATTCATGGGCTCGTTTGCCTTGGGCATTTTTGTATCCGCTGAACTTTTGGTTGCAATTTTGAGTATAAAGCGCCGTGCTCTTTTTGAATATGGCCTTGCTCCGTCTGTGACGTCCATGCTTATGGGTGTCCTCTGGGTTATTGGGCAACATGGCTGCTTCTGGGCAATCGATTCGAATGGCGCTTTGGGCTATGCCGTTGGTTACCCGCTCACGCAATTGAACTTGCTGGTGAACTTGCTTTGGGGAGTGGTGGTTTTTCACGAATACCCGACAAAACCGGAGCGAATTAAGCTTGCCATTGCAGTTTCTGTCATTCTTTGTGGTGGTGCCTTGCTTGCATTGTCGAAAATGTAG